A window from Lachnoanaerobaculum umeaense encodes these proteins:
- the rpoD gene encoding RNA polymerase sigma factor RpoD codes for MRGTNLKNEFEKIFKKDKDGKFTALSIKKIFNENDIPKEYLSDFIEFLEKKDIFVDEELAEFDADTDPEEYILLNDTEFEDEFNEEDIKDLKDINLNILDDLDDYVTIEDSIKMYLKEIGKIPLLSVDEELDLAKKLSDIDYSIRKEAEKKMAESNLRLVVSIAKRYMGRGMQLLDLIQEGNLGLLRAVEKFDYKKGFKFSTYATWWIRQAITRSIADQARTIRIPVHMVETINRLIKTQRKLVQELGREPNAEEVAKIMNLPVAKVREIMNFAMEPVSMETPIGDEEDSHLGDFLQDSNAKVPLNFAMDVLLHDQLMEVIKSLTEREQKVILLRFGLEDGKPRTLEEVGKVFGITRERIRQIEAKSLRKLRNPSKSKRLKDFLE; via the coding sequence ATGAGGGGGACTAATTTAAAAAATGAGTTTGAAAAAATATTTAAAAAAGATAAGGACGGAAAGTTTACAGCCTTAAGTATAAAAAAAATCTTCAATGAAAATGATATTCCAAAGGAGTACTTATCTGATTTTATAGAATTTCTTGAAAAGAAAGATATTTTTGTAGATGAAGAGTTGGCAGAGTTTGATGCAGATACAGATCCTGAGGAGTATATCCTGTTAAATGATACAGAATTTGAAGATGAGTTTAATGAGGAAGATATCAAGGACTTGAAAGATATAAACTTAAATATCTTGGACGATTTAGACGACTATGTAACAATAGAGGATTCCATAAAGATGTATCTAAAAGAAATAGGAAAGATACCCCTTTTGAGCGTAGATGAAGAACTTGATCTGGCTAAGAAATTATCTGATATTGATTATAGTATAAGAAAAGAAGCTGAAAAAAAGATGGCTGAGTCTAACTTAAGACTGGTGGTTAGCATTGCTAAGAGATATATGGGTAGGGGGATGCAGCTTTTGGATCTTATACAAGAAGGAAATCTTGGTCTGTTACGTGCTGTTGAAAAATTTGACTATAAAAAAGGGTTTAAGTTCTCAACATATGCTACATGGTGGATAAGACAAGCTATTACAAGGTCTATTGCAGATCAAGCAAGAACTATAAGAATTCCGGTACACATGGTCGAAACCATCAATAGACTTATAAAGACGCAAAGAAAACTTGTTCAAGAACTTGGACGAGAGCCAAATGCTGAAGAGGTGGCAAAGATTATGAATTTACCGGTAGCTAAAGTCAGGGAGATAATGAACTTTGCAATGGAACCGGTGTCTATGGAAACTCCCATAGGTGATGAAGAAGATTCGCATCTTGGGGATTTCTTACAAGATTCCAATGCCAAGGTACCTCTAAACTTTGCTATGGACGTACTATTACATGATCAACTTATGGAAGTTATAAAGTCACTTACTGAAAGGGAACAAAAGGTAATATTACTGCGTTTTGGATTAGAGGACGGTAAGCCAAGAACACTTGAGGAAGTTGGAAAAGTTTTTGGGATTACAAGAGAGCGAATCAGGCAGATAGAAGCAAAATCGCTTAGGAAGCTTAGAAATCCGTCAAAATCAAAAAGACTTAAAGATTTTTTGGAATAG
- a CDS encoding ABC transporter permease subunit, whose protein sequence is MKDKIKNIDNKTFLLYMTIVLFIIMYAIGIIMFGSKGFQKPQVFLNLFISNAGLIVIATGMTMVIISGGIDISVGSFVALTCMVLAFMMEKGKMSAISSIFVVIIMGLVFGFVQGVLISYLNIQPFIVTLAGMFFARGMTAIISQEMISITNETFLSWANKKVTIPLFGIVNKKGVVVYPYIYPTVIIALIILVLMFVLLKYTKFGRSVYAVGGNEQSALLLGLNVKKIKLQVYILNGLLCSIGGFLFCLNTCAGFVEQAKGFEMEAIAGSVIGGTLLTGGVGNVFGSLFGVLIKGTIEAFVSFQGTLSSWWTKIIIATILAFFIILQSILAMSKKSRK, encoded by the coding sequence ATGAAAGATAAGATAAAAAATATAGATAACAAGACATTTTTACTTTATATGACGATAGTTCTTTTTATTATAATGTATGCTATTGGAATTATAATGTTTGGAAGTAAGGGATTTCAAAAGCCACAGGTATTCCTCAATCTTTTTATATCAAATGCAGGTCTTATAGTTATAGCTACAGGTATGACTATGGTAATAATATCAGGTGGTATTGATATTTCTGTCGGATCATTTGTCGCACTTACCTGTATGGTACTGGCCTTTATGATGGAAAAGGGTAAGATGAGTGCAATAAGTTCTATTTTTGTAGTAATTATAATGGGACTAGTATTTGGATTTGTCCAAGGAGTACTTATATCATATCTGAATATACAGCCATTTATAGTAACTCTTGCAGGTATGTTTTTTGCAAGAGGTATGACTGCAATTATATCTCAAGAGATGATAAGTATAACTAATGAGACATTTCTTTCCTGGGCAAATAAAAAGGTTACCATTCCTTTATTTGGAATAGTGAATAAAAAAGGTGTAGTAGTATATCCATATATTTATCCAACTGTAATAATCGCATTAATTATACTGGTACTTATGTTTGTTTTACTGAAATACACAAAGTTTGGAAGAAGTGTATATGCAGTAGGTGGAAATGAGCAGTCTGCACTGTTACTGGGGCTAAATGTAAAAAAGATAAAATTACAGGTATATATACTTAATGGCTTGCTCTGTTCTATAGGTGGATTTTTATTCTGTCTAAATACTTGTGCAGGTTTTGTGGAGCAGGCAAAGGGATTTGAGATGGAAGCAATAGCCGGTTCTGTTATAGGAGGTACATTGCTGACAGGTGGAGTTGGAAATGTATTTGGAAGTCTATTCGGTGTACTTATAAAGGGAACAATAGAGGCATTTGTAAGCTTCCAGGGAACATTATCTTCTTGGTGGACAAAGATAATAATAGCAACAATATTGGCATTCTTTATAATATTGCAGAGTATATTGGCAATGTCAAAGAAGAGCCGGAAGTAA
- a CDS encoding response regulator transcription factor, giving the protein MVKIFLVEDEKFVREGIKNEIDWKSYGFDFVGEAADGELALPLIEMSRPDILITDIKMPFMDGLELGRIVKEKFPETVIIFLSGYDDFDYAQKAIHIGASEYLLKPISKEKLLSVLKKIKTVIISKSNNTVENIKIEDIEIDIKKFDTSGFNKGKLKEFVISGNSLDIESFVDVYMNTLGSQLKSLIFRQYIIMDAFIELNNIFDNNVTEKEIFGNKFGSMEAFDLAVTDIYTVKDYLLKILLYTVDKREQLAGKNYSFLLNKAKDFVEKNYMNCDISLNNVAEYIGLSPTYFSTIFKQELGINFIDYLTKTRINEAKILLRSTDKRISDIAMEVGYRDQHYFSSSFKKYQGDTPKAYRENKNEK; this is encoded by the coding sequence ATGGTAAAAATTTTTTTAGTAGAGGATGAAAAGTTTGTTAGAGAAGGTATAAAGAATGAAATAGACTGGAAATCATATGGATTTGATTTTGTAGGGGAAGCTGCGGATGGAGAATTGGCACTTCCCCTAATTGAGATGTCAAGGCCCGATATTCTGATTACCGATATAAAAATGCCCTTTATGGACGGTTTGGAACTTGGAAGGATAGTAAAGGAGAAATTTCCGGAAACAGTAATTATATTTCTAAGTGGCTATGATGATTTCGATTATGCACAAAAAGCAATACATATAGGTGCATCTGAATATCTTTTAAAACCTATTTCAAAGGAAAAACTCTTATCTGTGCTAAAGAAAATAAAGACAGTTATTATTTCAAAGTCAAATAATACTGTTGAAAATATAAAAATAGAAGATATTGAAATTGATATAAAGAAATTTGATACATCAGGATTTAATAAAGGTAAATTAAAAGAGTTTGTAATAAGTGGAAACAGTTTAGATATTGAGAGCTTTGTAGATGTATATATGAATACATTGGGTAGTCAATTAAAATCTCTGATATTTAGGCAGTATATTATTATGGATGCATTCATAGAATTAAACAATATTTTTGATAATAATGTGACTGAAAAAGAAATTTTTGGAAATAAATTTGGAAGTATGGAAGCATTCGATTTGGCAGTGACAGATATCTATACAGTGAAAGATTATTTATTAAAAATTTTACTATATACAGTTGATAAAAGGGAACAGCTTGCAGGAAAGAATTATAGTTTTTTATTAAACAAAGCAAAGGACTTTGTTGAGAAGAATTATATGAATTGTGATATATCATTGAATAATGTGGCAGAATATATAGGACTGAGTCCTACATACTTTAGTACAATATTTAAGCAGGAATTGGGAATTAATTTTATAGATTATTTGACAAAGACCAGAATAAATGAAGCTAAAATACTTTTAAGAAGTACTGATAAAAGAATATCAGATATCGCCATGGAAGTGGGATACAGAGATCAGCATTATTTCAGTTCGTCATTTAAAAAATATCAAGGTGATACCCCCAAGGCATATAGAGAAAATAAAAATGAAAAATAG
- a CDS encoding ABC transporter substrate-binding protein, translating to MSKRGLSLFVSAIMLTMFALTGCGGGTKATEETKAVEATEATKEEAKSEESKEAGKTIVVGYAQVGAESDWRTANTESFKTTFVPENGYELIFNDAQQKQENQIKAIRDFIQQEVDYIVLAPVVETGWDTVLQEAKDAGIPVILSDRMIKTSDDSLYTALVCGDFIKEGETAGHWLEDYLKSKNVAADEKINIVTLQGTIGASAQVGRTDGFANVLANNANWNMLAKQTGEFTQSKGQEVMESFLKQFDDIDVVVAENDNMAFGAIDAIKAAGKTCGPDGDITVISFDAVKAAFDAMIAGDLNASIECSPLHGPRVAEIIQKLEKGETVDKIQYVDESYFDTSMDLEKIKSERAY from the coding sequence ATGAGTAAAAGAGGTTTAAGTTTGTTTGTATCCGCAATTATGTTGACAATGTTTGCACTTACAGGCTGTGGTGGAGGAACTAAGGCAACTGAAGAGACCAAGGCAGTTGAAGCAACTGAGGCTACAAAGGAAGAGGCAAAGAGTGAAGAATCTAAAGAAGCCGGAAAAACCATAGTAGTAGGTTATGCACAGGTGGGTGCTGAGTCTGATTGGAGAACAGCAAATACAGAGTCATTTAAAACTACATTTGTTCCTGAGAATGGATATGAGCTGATATTTAATGATGCACAGCAAAAACAGGAAAATCAAATAAAGGCTATCAGAGATTTTATACAGCAGGAAGTTGATTATATAGTACTTGCACCTGTTGTAGAGACCGGATGGGATACTGTTTTACAAGAAGCAAAGGATGCAGGTATACCTGTAATACTTTCAGACCGTATGATAAAGACCTCAGATGATTCGCTTTATACTGCACTTGTATGTGGTGATTTCATAAAAGAGGGTGAGACTGCAGGCCATTGGCTTGAGGATTATTTGAAGTCAAAGAATGTAGCAGCTGATGAAAAGATTAACATAGTTACACTTCAAGGTACAATAGGAGCATCAGCTCAAGTAGGTAGAACAGACGGATTTGCAAATGTTTTAGCAAATAATGCAAACTGGAATATGCTGGCAAAGCAGACAGGTGAGTTTACACAGTCAAAGGGTCAGGAAGTTATGGAGTCATTCCTAAAGCAGTTTGATGATATTGATGTTGTAGTTGCAGAAAATGACAATATGGCTTTTGGTGCTATAGATGCAATAAAGGCTGCAGGAAAGACATGCGGACCGGATGGCGATATAACAGTTATATCATTTGATGCTGTAAAGGCAGCTTTTGATGCAATGATTGCAGGTGATTTGAATGCAAGTATTGAGTGTAGCCCACTTCATGGGCCAAGAGTAGCAGAGATTATTCAAAAACTTGAGAAGGGTGAAACAGTGGATAAGATTCAATATGTGGATGAATCATATTTTGATACAAGTATGGATCTTGAGAAGATAAAGTCTGAGAGAGCTTATTAA
- a CDS encoding sugar ABC transporter ATP-binding protein: MDNLLEMRGICKNFPGVKALENVDFSLKKGEIHALMGENGAGKSTLIKVLTGVEEFETGKIILEDKSIVNKSPKEAQRNGISTVYQEVNLCPNISVAENLFLDREPRKFGLIDWQKMNRMSKELLDKLNINIDVTKPTENYSIAIQQMIAIARAVDMSAKVLILDEPTSSLDDGEVEKLFTLMRKLKKDGIGIIFVTHFLEQVYAVCDKITVLRNGCFVGEFEVENLPRVQLVAKMMGKDFNDLENIKGEGKESDNKEVLLKAESIGSKGNIRPFDLELNKGEVVGITGLLGSGRSEMVRSIYGADRVDSGKLVFKNNEVKINAPIDAMKLGMAYLPENRKDEGIIADLSVRENLIIALQAKQGIFKLIPNKKQEEFVDKYIEILQIKTASRETPIKQLSGGNQQKVILGRWLLTNPDLLILDEPTRGIDVGTKTEIQKLVLSLANDGMSVIFISSEIEEMIRTCSRMVVMRDKKKVGELKSDEISQNNIMSAIAGGADK, encoded by the coding sequence ATGGATAATCTATTGGAGATGAGAGGTATTTGTAAAAATTTTCCGGGAGTAAAGGCACTTGAAAATGTAGATTTTAGTTTAAAGAAGGGTGAAATCCATGCTTTGATGGGAGAAAATGGTGCAGGAAAATCCACTCTTATAAAGGTACTTACCGGAGTTGAGGAGTTCGAAACCGGAAAGATTATTCTAGAGGATAAAAGCATTGTAAATAAAAGCCCAAAGGAAGCACAAAGAAATGGAATCAGTACAGTTTATCAGGAAGTGAATCTTTGTCCTAATATATCTGTAGCAGAAAATCTTTTTTTAGACAGAGAACCAAGAAAGTTTGGACTTATTGACTGGCAAAAGATGAATAGAATGTCCAAAGAACTTTTAGATAAACTGAATATTAATATAGATGTGACAAAGCCGACTGAGAATTATTCCATTGCAATACAGCAGATGATAGCTATAGCCAGAGCAGTAGATATGTCAGCTAAGGTACTTATACTTGATGAGCCGACATCATCCTTGGATGATGGAGAAGTTGAAAAACTCTTTACACTGATGAGGAAACTAAAAAAAGATGGCATCGGTATAATATTTGTTACACATTTTTTGGAGCAGGTATATGCTGTATGTGATAAGATCACTGTACTAAGGAATGGATGCTTTGTTGGTGAATTTGAGGTGGAAAATCTTCCAAGGGTACAGCTGGTTGCAAAAATGATGGGTAAGGATTTCAATGATCTTGAAAACATTAAGGGAGAGGGCAAGGAGTCTGATAATAAAGAAGTTCTTTTAAAGGCTGAGTCTATTGGTTCAAAGGGTAATATAAGGCCTTTTGACTTGGAATTAAATAAGGGAGAGGTAGTAGGAATAACAGGCCTACTGGGCTCAGGGCGTTCTGAGATGGTAAGGTCTATATATGGAGCGGATAGAGTTGATAGTGGAAAGCTTGTTTTTAAAAATAATGAAGTAAAAATAAATGCACCTATAGATGCTATGAAGCTTGGTATGGCATATCTTCCTGAAAATAGGAAGGATGAAGGAATTATAGCGGATTTGTCAGTTAGAGAGAATCTGATAATAGCATTGCAGGCAAAGCAGGGTATTTTTAAGCTTATTCCAAACAAAAAGCAGGAGGAATTTGTAGATAAATATATTGAAATATTACAGATTAAAACTGCAAGTAGAGAAACACCTATAAAACAACTTTCAGGTGGTAATCAGCAAAAGGTAATACTGGGTAGATGGCTGCTTACAAATCCGGATTTACTAATATTAGATGAGCCAACCAGAGGTATTGATGTAGGAACAAAAACAGAAATACAAAAACTAGTACTAAGCTTGGCAAATGATGGTATGAGTGTAATATTTATTTCATCAGAGATAGAGGAGATGATTAGAACTTGTTCAAGAATGGTGGTAATGAGAGATAAGAAAAAAGTTGGTGAGTTGAAATCTGATGAGATTTCTCAAAATAATATAATGAGTGCTATAGCAGGAGGTGCAGATAAATGA
- a CDS encoding Nif3-like dinuclear metal center hexameric protein, whose translation MKCNDILEYLNNLYPLELAMDWDNSGFLLGKRDADIKNVLVVLDITNDVLDFAIENKIDLIVSHHPIIFSSIKRVTDENLLGSYILKILENNISVIAMHTNFDIAKGGMADIAMEKLYLSNTKPLEVTDIIDGEAVGIGKIGDLKEPLSIDELIDLVKKSFGLKSVVVFGRENVRGSISKIAISPGSGKGMYKYALGEVDVLITGDITHHDGLDAINDGICIIDATHYGLEHVFIEKIANDLNKYDGIKVFEFKSTNPVEIV comes from the coding sequence ATGAAATGCAATGATATTTTAGAATATTTAAATAATCTGTACCCACTGGAGCTGGCTATGGACTGGGACAACTCAGGATTTTTACTTGGCAAAAGAGATGCAGATATAAAAAATGTTTTAGTGGTACTTGATATCACAAATGATGTTCTTGACTTTGCAATAGAAAATAAAATTGATTTGATAGTGTCACACCATCCGATTATATTCTCATCTATAAAGAGAGTTACAGATGAAAATCTTTTGGGAAGTTATATTTTAAAAATACTTGAGAACAATATTTCAGTGATAGCAATGCATACAAATTTTGATATTGCAAAGGGCGGTATGGCTGATATAGCTATGGAGAAGCTTTATCTTAGTAATACAAAACCTCTTGAGGTAACGGATATTATAGATGGAGAAGCAGTAGGCATTGGGAAAATAGGAGATCTGAAAGAGCCATTAAGCATAGATGAACTTATTGATCTTGTTAAGAAAAGCTTTGGTTTAAAGAGTGTTGTAGTATTTGGTAGAGAAAATGTAAGGGGAAGTATCTCAAAAATTGCAATAAGCCCGGGGTCAGGGAAAGGAATGTATAAGTATGCACTTGGTGAGGTGGATGTACTTATTACAGGTGATATAACTCACCATGATGGTCTTGATGCAATTAATGACGGAATATGTATTATAGATGCTACACATTATGGTCTTGAGCATGTATTTATAGAAAAAATTGCAAATGATCTGAATAAATATGATGGAATAAAAGTTTTTGAATTCAAAAGTACAAATCCTGTGGAGATAGTATAG
- a CDS encoding sensor histidine kinase translates to MKNSIQNYVMKRLLITFIPILFIIIYLLFVLKWQNDKYINIVKNLSIATEFNFKFKENIDHKMYRVVIGADTIENQNPYEDLDYAKNIFEKLLEYSDSNDDKNRPKGLIILTDILKKQIDNIAKSDIYKDYNKNMDSLEYDIRVTTELIEDTVNDYIYEETKELNVLSIMLRDQMTAIFVASIISIFCILYFTVFMYKKVSRHIAIPIEKLCNYTKRSENDLLENNLESNILEIDELSENFNDKIIRIKELIENIKIEQKNKKNTELWLLQSQINPHFLYNTLDTVVWMAEAGDSKKVVEMITALSSFLRIGLNNGRRFIQIREEIRHIESYLKIQKFRYEDILEYSIEIEDSLYDMRILKLLLQPIVENALYHGIKYKRSGGKICIKGYIKNDRIILSIMDNGIGMDSIKLASLRSIIEGKSIEENDKVRTSSEGFGIYNVAERIRLYYGNEYGIIIESEEGVGTNVMIELPVE, encoded by the coding sequence ATGAAAAATAGTATACAAAATTATGTTATGAAGAGGTTGCTTATAACCTTTATTCCTATATTATTTATTATTATTTATCTTTTATTTGTGTTAAAATGGCAAAATGATAAGTACATAAATATAGTCAAGAACCTTAGCATTGCTACAGAATTTAATTTTAAATTTAAAGAGAATATTGATCATAAGATGTATAGAGTAGTAATAGGTGCTGACACCATAGAAAATCAAAATCCATACGAAGATCTGGATTATGCAAAGAATATATTTGAAAAGCTTTTGGAATACAGTGATTCAAATGATGATAAGAACAGGCCGAAAGGACTTATAATTCTTACGGATATACTGAAAAAACAGATAGACAATATTGCAAAAAGTGACATTTACAAAGACTACAATAAAAATATGGATAGTCTGGAGTATGATATAAGAGTAACAACAGAGCTTATAGAAGATACTGTAAATGACTACATTTATGAGGAAACAAAGGAGCTTAATGTATTAAGTATCATGTTGAGAGATCAAATGACAGCTATATTTGTTGCCAGTATTATAAGTATATTTTGTATCTTATATTTTACTGTTTTTATGTACAAAAAGGTATCTAGGCATATAGCAATACCTATTGAAAAGCTTTGTAATTATACAAAGAGGAGTGAAAATGATTTATTAGAAAATAATCTGGAAAGTAATATTTTGGAGATTGATGAGCTTTCTGAAAATTTCAATGATAAAATTATTAGAATAAAAGAACTCATAGAAAATATAAAGATAGAGCAAAAGAATAAGAAAAATACAGAGCTGTGGCTGTTACAGTCACAGATAAATCCACATTTTTTATACAATACTCTGGATACGGTAGTTTGGATGGCTGAAGCCGGTGATTCAAAAAAAGTTGTAGAGATGATTACAGCATTATCAAGTTTTCTAAGAATAGGACTTAATAATGGAAGAAGGTTTATACAGATAAGGGAGGAAATAAGGCATATAGAAAGCTATTTAAAGATACAGAAATTTAGATATGAAGATATTTTAGAGTACAGTATAGAAATAGAAGATAGCTTATATGATATGAGAATTTTGAAGCTTTTATTACAGCCAATAGTAGAAAATGCACTATACCATGGTATAAAATATAAGAGATCAGGTGGTAAAATCTGTATAAAGGGCTATATTAAAAATGATAGAATAATTTTAAGTATAATGGACAATGGTATAGGCATGGATAGTATAAAACTTGCAAGCCTAAGAAGTATCATCGAAGGGAAAAGTATAGAGGAAAATGACAAAGTAAGAACTTCAAGTGAGGGTTTTGGAATATATAATGTAGCAGAAAGAATCAGGCTTTATTATGGCAATGAATACGGGATTATAATTGAAAGTGAAGAGGGAGTGGGTACAAATGTTATGATAGAATTACCTGTAGAATAG
- a CDS encoding ABC transporter permease: MSKFNLKKISSARLFLPILSLILVLIINMIKTPNFFNITVQNGVLYGYIIDVINRASELVILAVGMTLVVASSGGTDISVGAVCALAGAVACFVLSGGEVSTDIYHAPYILAFFAAILVGLACGSFNAFLVAKMNIQPMVATLILFTAGRGMAQLVTNGQITYIRVESFKMLGNSIQGIPLPTPVFVAIVVVILTLLVLKKTALGLYIETVGINNKAAKLVGLNPVLIQFIAYAFCGLLAGLAGMIVSSRVYSADANNAGLNIELDAILAVALGGNSLGGGKFSLLGSVIGAYTIQALTTTLYAMSVSADQLPVYKAIVVVIIVSLQSKEFQRIIRELKLKKKVEMAYER, translated from the coding sequence ATGAGTAAATTTAATTTAAAAAAAATATCATCTGCCAGATTATTTCTGCCCATACTGAGTTTGATTTTGGTTTTAATTATAAATATGATAAAGACTCCCAATTTTTTCAATATCACAGTACAAAATGGGGTTCTTTACGGATATATAATAGATGTTATCAATCGTGCAAGTGAGCTTGTTATATTGGCAGTTGGTATGACTTTAGTTGTAGCTTCATCAGGAGGTACAGATATATCGGTAGGTGCGGTTTGTGCATTGGCCGGTGCGGTTGCCTGCTTTGTTTTATCAGGAGGAGAAGTTTCTACAGATATATACCATGCACCATATATATTAGCATTTTTTGCTGCAATATTAGTTGGACTGGCCTGTGGTTCATTTAATGCATTTCTTGTGGCGAAGATGAATATACAGCCTATGGTTGCAACCCTTATATTGTTTACAGCAGGAAGAGGAATGGCACAGCTTGTAACAAATGGTCAGATAACCTATATCAGAGTGGAATCGTTTAAAATGCTGGGAAATTCAATTCAAGGCATTCCGCTTCCCACCCCTGTATTTGTTGCAATAGTAGTAGTTATATTGACTTTGTTAGTGCTAAAAAAGACTGCTTTAGGACTTTACATAGAAACTGTCGGTATAAATAATAAAGCTGCAAAGCTTGTGGGATTAAATCCTGTACTTATACAATTTATAGCATATGCATTTTGTGGGCTTTTAGCAGGTCTTGCAGGAATGATTGTATCATCTAGAGTTTATTCGGCAGATGCGAATAATGCCGGTCTTAATATAGAGCTTGATGCCATACTTGCAGTGGCACTGGGTGGAAACAGCCTGGGTGGAGGCAAATTTTCATTACTCGGAAGTGTTATAGGAGCTTATACTATTCAGGCACTTACGACAACATTGTATGCTATGAGCGTTTCTGCAGATCAGCTTCCGGTATATAAGGCTATAGTTGTAGTGATCATAGTTTCTTTGCAGTCTAAAGAATTTCAAAGGATTATAAGAGAACTTAAGCTTAAAAAGAAAGTGGAGATGGCATATGAAAGATAA
- a CDS encoding tRNA (adenine(22)-N(1))-methyltransferase translates to MRLSKRLQTIADFIKKDAIVADIGTDHAHIPIYLIENKIIAKAYACDINIGPLEKAKENIKFFGVEENIVLRLSNGLEKVSNDEVDTIIIAGMGGELIIDILERGRKFFDKKNTFILSPHTKIDEVRSYLLKNGFEIFREDMCIDEGKFYTVMEVVYIGIESFYSDRELLYGRYLIGNKNTILIKFLEKERNKYLNIISNEGLNTERKEELLKRLNIIEETVDEMQ, encoded by the coding sequence ATGAGATTATCAAAAAGATTGCAAACTATCGCAGATTTTATAAAGAAGGATGCAATAGTAGCGGATATAGGAACTGACCATGCACATATACCGATCTATCTTATAGAAAATAAGATAATTGCCAAGGCATATGCTTGTGATATAAATATTGGACCATTAGAAAAAGCTAAGGAAAACATTAAGTTTTTCGGTGTGGAAGAAAACATTGTTCTAAGACTTTCAAATGGTCTTGAAAAAGTATCAAATGATGAGGTAGATACTATAATTATAGCAGGTATGGGTGGTGAACTTATTATTGATATTTTGGAGAGAGGTAGAAAATTTTTTGATAAGAAAAATACATTTATTCTTTCACCTCATACTAAGATAGATGAAGTACGGAGCTACCTTTTAAAAAACGGATTTGAAATATTTAGAGAAGATATGTGTATTGATGAGGGGAAGTTCTATACAGTAATGGAAGTTGTGTATATAGGTATTGAGAGCTTCTATTCAGATAGAGAACTTTTATATGGCAGATATCTTATTGGGAATAAAAATACTATATTGATAAAATTTCTTGAAAAAGAAAGGAACAAGTATTTGAATATTATTTCAAATGAGGGATTGAATACTGAAAGAAAAGAAGAACTTTTAAAAAGACTGAATATAATTGAGGAGACCGTAGATGAAATGCAATGA